One segment of Desulfofalx alkaliphila DSM 12257 DNA contains the following:
- a CDS encoding helix-turn-helix domain-containing protein, whose product GVKMLLKNKIKDLLSDQGISVNKIATDLDIHYPTMHSLVNRETLNSTTLESLVRVADYLGVPLINLYEKTLN is encoded by the coding sequence GAGGTGTGAAGATGCTACTTAAAAATAAAATCAAAGACTTGTTGTCTGACCAAGGCATCAGCGTAAACAAAATAGCCACAGACCTAGACATCCACTACCCTACAATGCACAGCCTGGTCAACCGGGAGACCCTCAATAGCACCACACTGGAGTCCCTAGTCCGGGTGGCCGACTATCTAGGAGTGCCGCTTATAAATTTATACGA